One region of Natronorubrum aibiense genomic DNA includes:
- a CDS encoding DUF7342 family protein — MTDDESNSEKGLMERQITGEDRVRMVARQLSEPRTANWIASEADWSHEPTKRVLERLVDDGILHRDDGGTHTTYYPDYRRQAMQEAMRLRDSGHTVEELTDRLAEMKAQIRDWKDEFDVESPNQLRGTLADETLDATKEDRRREIAREWEHLQRRIRIVGFAIREWDFLAPTTEPANAYS, encoded by the coding sequence ATGACCGATGACGAATCGAATTCTGAGAAGGGGCTTATGGAACGACAGATTACGGGCGAAGACCGTGTGCGGATGGTCGCTCGGCAGCTGTCGGAGCCGCGGACGGCAAACTGGATTGCTTCCGAAGCGGACTGGTCACACGAGCCGACCAAGCGTGTCCTCGAACGGCTCGTCGACGATGGAATCCTCCACCGGGATGATGGTGGAACCCACACCACATACTACCCTGATTACCGTCGTCAAGCGATGCAGGAAGCGATGCGACTTCGGGACAGCGGGCACACGGTCGAGGAGCTCACGGATCGTCTCGCCGAAATGAAAGCACAGATCCGAGACTGGAAGGACGAATTCGACGTCGAGTCACCGAATCAACTTCGAGGAACGCTTGCCGACGAGACCCTTGACGCCACCAAAGAAGATCGTCGCCGTGAGATCGCACGCGAGTGGGAGCACCTCCAGCGTCGCATCCGTATTGTCGGGTTCGCCATCCGCGAATGGGATTTCTTGGCCCCAACGACAGAGCCTGCCAATGCCTACAGCTAA
- a CDS encoding glycosyltransferase, producing MSGDDDGCFISVICPVYNDPEGIRETLTSVVDVDYPQDRFEVLVVDNGSTDQTPIVIQSFADSYPEIVSHIIEDEIQSSYAARNKGIKHATGEVIAFIDADMTVKQSWLKSIEDVLDSTTADYIGCKTRIYTPESGPTIWSKYDLALGLPVEKYIEKDGFAPTCSLIVRQQVFDEVGNFDHRLVSGGDKEFGHRVRDAGFQMAYTDEIVLEHPARVSSTSWLKKAQRIGKGSMQLRRYHSDRYETPHPLHPIHYLPPSPFRLRDRFTNRVEVTIPEIILLFCIEYLLKLVQSYSRLDEMVCDE from the coding sequence ATGTCTGGGGATGATGACGGCTGTTTTATTTCTGTGATTTGTCCAGTATATAACGATCCAGAAGGGATACGTGAGACACTCACCTCCGTAGTGGACGTAGACTACCCACAAGACAGATTTGAAGTTCTAGTTGTTGACAACGGGTCTACCGATCAAACGCCAATTGTGATACAGTCATTTGCAGATTCCTACCCGGAGATCGTGTCACATATTATTGAAGATGAGATACAGAGTTCCTATGCAGCCCGAAATAAAGGTATAAAACACGCAACTGGAGAGGTTATCGCGTTTATTGATGCCGATATGACCGTCAAGCAATCATGGCTGAAAAGCATAGAAGATGTTCTTGATAGCACAACGGCGGATTATATCGGATGCAAAACCCGCATATACACTCCAGAATCAGGTCCAACAATTTGGTCGAAATATGACTTGGCGCTTGGTTTACCTGTTGAAAAATATATTGAAAAGGATGGGTTCGCTCCGACATGCAGCCTTATAGTCCGCCAGCAGGTTTTCGATGAGGTCGGCAACTTTGACCATCGTCTTGTTTCAGGTGGTGATAAAGAATTTGGACACCGGGTGCGTGACGCTGGGTTCCAAATGGCGTATACGGATGAGATCGTTCTTGAGCATCCTGCGCGAGTATCGTCAACGTCGTGGTTGAAGAAGGCTCAGCGGATTGGAAAGGGCTCAATGCAGTTACGACGATATCATAGTGATCGATACGAGACACCACATCCACTACATCCGATCCACTACCTTCCTCCAAGCCCGTTCCGGCTTCGAGATCGGTTCACAAATCGGGTAGAGGTAACGATTCCAGAAATAATACTACTGTTTTGTATTGAATATCTCCTCAAATTGGTTCAGAGCTATAGTCGTCTTGATGAAATGGTTTGTGATGAATAA
- a CDS encoding glycine betaine ABC transporter substrate-binding protein gives MGSKQFTEQEVLGYLAYEVLKANTDINIGDQVGLGGTTTNYRALLSDEIQLYWEYTGTAWQTLPPKQDSFISDSTELYETVKQEFESQHDLTFLQPAPLDNTYVIMANPTWADETGVTSLSEFESYLTESSETVTVALNAEFQSRSDGWPGLLDHYGLDTHKQRLDVKNIDSGLLYQVVGNEEADIGVGFNTDPRILQFDLQVLDDDQQFFPSYNAAPMVGTATLETNPSIRSSLNETSENLTTEQMRKLNKRVALERVNPQTVAKEYLQSEGIV, from the coding sequence GTGGGCTCGAAGCAATTCACCGAACAGGAGGTCCTAGGCTACCTCGCATACGAGGTGCTCAAAGCAAACACGGATATCAATATTGGTGATCAGGTCGGTCTCGGCGGCACTACGACGAACTATCGTGCACTACTCTCCGATGAGATCCAGCTATACTGGGAGTACACAGGTACGGCTTGGCAAACACTCCCTCCGAAGCAGGACTCGTTCATTAGCGACTCGACAGAGCTCTACGAAACGGTCAAGCAGGAATTCGAGAGCCAGCACGACCTAACGTTCCTACAGCCCGCTCCGCTCGATAACACCTACGTCATTATGGCTAATCCGACATGGGCTGACGAGACGGGTGTGACGTCGCTCTCTGAGTTCGAATCCTATCTTACGGAGTCTTCAGAGACCGTCACAGTTGCTCTGAATGCCGAGTTCCAAAGCCGTTCGGATGGCTGGCCAGGGCTGCTTGACCACTATGGGCTTGATACGCACAAACAGCGACTCGATGTCAAGAATATCGATTCCGGACTCCTGTATCAGGTAGTCGGCAATGAGGAAGCAGATATCGGTGTTGGGTTCAACACTGATCCGCGGATCCTCCAGTTTGACCTTCAAGTGCTGGATGATGACCAGCAATTTTTCCCCAGTTACAATGCGGCACCGATGGTCGGAACTGCGACCCTCGAGACTAACCCGTCGATACGTTCATCGCTGAACGAAACGAGCGAAAATCTCACTACCGAACAAATGCGGAAACTCAACAAGCGCGTTGCCCTCGAGAGGGTGAACCCACAGACGGTTGCTAAAGAGTATCTGCAGAGCGAGGGGATCGTCTGA
- a CDS encoding ATP-binding protein, which yields MTFYDRDDELAALETAFNSPGHDSYVVYGRRRVGKTELLKEFCTDRPHIYYLAAQEAEHRQREKFVEQVADTFDDRVPRIDGWDDAFEYLGDKLTSERHVVVIDEFPYLIAENDSLPSYIQAFVDEQLQHTDSMLVLCGSSVSTMESEVLGHESPLYGRRTGQIDLQPFSFQQARDIITYDFTDAIRSYSVTGGTPMYLTLFDYDRTLAENIQTELLSPTAVLYNEPEFLLRTELRNPARYMSILEAVALGHTTPNEISGATGIDPGPLSKYLQTLRRLRLIDREVPVTASSQKSKRSQYRVADEFLRFWFRYVEPNRSSIEEAPTIVFDGTIEPNLPTHVATTFEDVCQEAVWEAIRRGEFDLYSKVGRWWYGEEEVDIVGLAPDDDRILLAECKWTAEPVGYALVESLRAKAENVRWGPGDREERYALFSRSGFVDGLEDDLDGNWSLFSIDDLDMLFSNDRL from the coding sequence ATGACCTTCTATGACCGGGATGACGAACTCGCTGCACTCGAGACTGCGTTCAATTCGCCCGGTCACGATTCCTACGTCGTCTACGGGCGACGCCGCGTCGGGAAAACGGAATTGCTCAAAGAATTCTGTACTGACCGTCCCCACATATACTATCTTGCAGCTCAGGAAGCCGAACACCGCCAGCGTGAGAAGTTCGTTGAACAAGTCGCCGACACCTTCGACGATCGTGTCCCACGCATCGACGGTTGGGATGACGCCTTCGAATATCTCGGAGACAAGCTCACGTCGGAACGACATGTCGTTGTCATCGACGAGTTCCCCTATCTGATCGCGGAGAACGACTCTCTCCCATCGTATATTCAGGCGTTTGTCGACGAACAGCTCCAACACACCGACTCCATGCTCGTGCTCTGTGGCTCGAGTGTGAGTACTATGGAGTCAGAGGTACTGGGTCACGAAAGTCCGTTGTACGGCCGTCGAACGGGCCAAATCGATCTCCAGCCGTTCTCGTTTCAACAGGCTCGGGACATCATCACGTACGATTTTACAGACGCGATTCGGTCGTACTCGGTTACCGGTGGGACGCCGATGTACCTCACGCTCTTCGACTACGACCGGACACTTGCCGAGAACATCCAGACAGAGCTCCTCTCACCGACAGCTGTCCTATACAACGAGCCAGAGTTTCTGTTGCGGACCGAGCTACGAAATCCCGCTCGGTATATGAGTATCCTCGAGGCGGTTGCGCTGGGCCATACGACACCGAACGAGATTTCAGGAGCGACTGGAATCGATCCAGGACCGTTGTCGAAGTATCTCCAGACACTTCGGCGACTGCGACTCATTGACCGCGAAGTTCCCGTCACAGCGTCCAGTCAGAAGTCCAAACGGTCCCAGTATCGTGTCGCCGATGAATTCCTGCGTTTCTGGTTCCGATATGTCGAGCCGAACCGCTCCAGTATCGAAGAAGCGCCGACTATCGTCTTCGACGGCACCATCGAACCCAATCTTCCCACCCACGTTGCAACCACGTTCGAGGACGTCTGTCAAGAGGCCGTCTGGGAGGCAATTCGACGCGGTGAATTCGACCTGTACTCCAAGGTCGGGCGATGGTGGTACGGCGAAGAAGAGGTCGACATCGTTGGTCTTGCACCCGACGACGATCGAATCCTGCTTGCCGAGTGCAAGTGGACTGCCGAGCCTGTCGGATACGCACTCGTCGAGAGCCTTCGGGCTAAAGCCGAAAACGTTCGATGGGGACCAGGAGATCGAGAAGAGCGGTATGCCCTCTTCTCGAGAAGTGGGTTCGTTGATGGACTCGAAGACGATCTTGACGGCAATTGGTCGCTATTCAGTATCGACGACCTTGATATGCTATTTTCGAACGATCGTTTGTGA
- a CDS encoding formate/nitrite transporter family protein — MSDPRPEVSDTTEQKTSQDILGSLIDGALHEMNRERSGLLLSGFSAGLDIGFGPLMMAVILTLSQSGFGDLTTELLLASVYSIGFMFVILGRSELFTEHTTLAVIPVLDKQASIQQLARLWGLVYVGNIVGGFLFTQLVVLLMPGLGVVSPEAFETIALKLVNHELQWILVGGVFAGWLMGLLAWLVTAAQETTSRLLLILIVTGTIGILHLPHSIAGNVEVLFGLLMSPEISLLDYLAFLVLATIGNAFGGGIFVALLKYGHVVRGGN, encoded by the coding sequence ATGAGTGATCCGAGACCAGAGGTAAGCGATACCACAGAGCAAAAGACATCGCAAGATATCCTCGGGTCGCTTATCGATGGTGCGCTTCACGAAATGAACCGCGAGCGATCCGGGCTATTGCTCTCTGGGTTCTCGGCAGGTCTCGATATTGGATTCGGGCCGCTGATGATGGCGGTAATTCTGACACTCTCGCAAAGTGGGTTTGGCGATCTCACGACGGAATTACTGTTGGCGAGCGTCTATTCCATCGGATTCATGTTCGTAATTCTTGGACGCTCGGAACTGTTCACTGAACACACCACATTGGCGGTGATACCGGTTCTCGACAAACAGGCATCGATCCAACAGTTGGCTCGTCTCTGGGGGCTGGTGTACGTCGGAAATATCGTCGGTGGATTTCTGTTTACCCAGCTAGTCGTTCTCCTGATGCCGGGGCTGGGCGTCGTCTCACCGGAAGCTTTCGAGACAATCGCGCTCAAACTTGTCAACCACGAGTTACAGTGGATACTCGTCGGTGGCGTCTTTGCGGGATGGTTGATGGGATTGTTGGCGTGGCTGGTCACGGCAGCCCAAGAGACAACAAGTCGGTTGCTTCTTATTTTAATCGTTACCGGCACGATCGGCATTCTCCATCTCCCGCACTCAATTGCGGGCAACGTCGAGGTCCTTTTTGGTCTGTTAATGTCCCCTGAAATTTCACTATTGGACTATCTTGCGTTTCTCGTCCTCGCAACCATTGGTAACGCTTTCGGTGGCGGCATTTTCGTCGCGTTACTCAAATACGGGCATGTCGTTCGTGGCGGAAACTAA
- a CDS encoding ABC transporter ATP-binding protein: protein MIEFDGVTKVYPDQTVAVEDISFEVERGTTTVFVGPSGCGKTTTMTLVNRMQDATEGTVYYDGTDVEKLDKVDLRRDIGYVIQEIGLFDHMTVGENIATVPELKGWEQDRIDDRIDELLELMNLPASTYRDQHPTALSGGQQQRVGVARALAANPDVILMDEPFGALDPITREELQDEFLEIQERIDTTILFVTHDINEALKMGDKIAIFDMGELAQYGPPTEIIREPANDFVEEFIGADRTLKELQITAVGDIMQDHVAAREDPEVDITDSVAVAESTEMGDELVLADGTGDHYVTPTDTVDIALSRMIQVDTTSLPVVRDGNLVGVITESDIRAHQSKRGGDQ, encoded by the coding sequence ATGATCGAGTTTGACGGCGTCACCAAGGTCTATCCAGACCAGACGGTTGCAGTCGAAGATATCAGCTTTGAGGTCGAGCGCGGGACAACGACAGTCTTCGTTGGTCCCTCCGGCTGTGGAAAAACCACGACGATGACGCTCGTTAATCGGATGCAAGACGCCACCGAAGGGACGGTCTACTACGATGGAACTGATGTCGAGAAACTCGACAAGGTTGACCTGCGTCGGGATATCGGATACGTCATCCAGGAAATCGGTCTCTTTGACCACATGACTGTTGGGGAAAACATCGCAACGGTCCCCGAACTCAAAGGCTGGGAACAAGACCGCATCGATGATCGTATTGATGAGTTGCTCGAGTTGATGAACCTGCCTGCAAGCACCTACCGTGATCAACATCCCACTGCGTTGTCGGGTGGCCAGCAACAGCGAGTCGGTGTGGCCCGTGCACTTGCAGCTAATCCAGACGTCATCCTGATGGATGAACCGTTTGGAGCTCTCGATCCAATCACGCGCGAAGAACTCCAAGACGAATTCCTCGAAATTCAAGAGCGAATCGACACCACGATTCTCTTTGTCACTCACGATATCAACGAGGCGTTGAAAATGGGCGACAAGATCGCCATCTTCGACATGGGTGAACTCGCCCAGTATGGGCCACCCACAGAAATTATCAGAGAACCTGCCAACGACTTCGTCGAGGAGTTCATTGGTGCCGACCGCACGCTCAAAGAGCTGCAGATTACCGCTGTCGGCGATATCATGCAAGACCATGTAGCGGCACGTGAAGACCCAGAGGTCGATATCACTGACTCGGTTGCTGTCGCCGAATCTACGGAGATGGGTGATGAACTTGTTCTCGCAGACGGAACGGGTGACCACTACGTCACGCCGACAGATACAGTCGATATTGCACTCTCTCGAATGATTCAAGTCGACACCACATCGCTTCCAGTCGTCCGCGACGGCAATCTCGTTGGCGTCATTACGGAGTCAGATATCCGTGCTCACCAGTCTAAGAGAGGTGGCGATCAGTAA
- a CDS encoding ABC transporter permease, translating into MLSPDLLVPLIIEGSIEYFTKNQELLWELLINHIIVVLDSVWLALLIGVPLGIVATYNDRLGSILLWTAGMLMTVPSIALFGLLIPLVGIGEIPVVIALVLYAQLPIIRNTYLGLTQVDEAIIEAGRGMGMTKTQRLWRLQLPQAIPVIMAGVRNAVVILVGIAAIGAFIGANNLGNPIFNGISEAYPAAIVVSTIIVSLLALGFDYGFRVLEQLFRLQNGEDIEPTLGIRLIKGYKHD; encoded by the coding sequence ATGCTGTCGCCTGACCTGCTGGTCCCGCTTATCATTGAGGGATCTATTGAGTACTTCACCAAGAACCAGGAACTCCTGTGGGAGTTGCTGATAAACCACATTATTGTGGTCCTCGACTCGGTGTGGCTTGCACTCCTTATCGGCGTCCCCCTTGGTATCGTCGCAACCTACAATGACCGCCTCGGAAGCATCCTCCTTTGGACGGCGGGTATGTTGATGACCGTCCCGAGTATCGCCCTATTCGGGCTCTTGATTCCGCTTGTCGGGATTGGTGAGATTCCTGTTGTTATTGCACTCGTACTATACGCCCAGTTGCCTATCATTCGGAACACCTACCTCGGACTCACGCAGGTTGACGAGGCGATCATCGAGGCTGGACGAGGGATGGGTATGACGAAGACACAGCGACTCTGGCGGCTGCAACTCCCGCAGGCGATCCCCGTCATCATGGCGGGGGTTCGGAACGCCGTTGTCATCCTCGTCGGCATTGCTGCTATTGGAGCTTTCATTGGCGCGAATAACCTCGGGAATCCCATCTTCAACGGTATCAGTGAGGCCTACCCGGCAGCAATCGTCGTCTCAACGATCATCGTCTCACTGCTCGCTCTCGGGTTTGATTACGGGTTCCGTGTTCTCGAGCAACTGTTCAGATTACAAAATGGAGAAGACATCGAACCAACGCTTGGCATTCGACTCATCAAGGGTTACAAACATGACTGA
- a CDS encoding ABC transporter permease: MSPINTLIESGQYLINHFDEFLRLLGEHLTLVLVAVALAVAVAVPLGILAERHDWTKSIIMGTGNVAQTVPTLAIIALVFPLLGLGFLPSLVGLFTYALLPILTNTVAGLENVDESTVEAARGMGMTENQILRRIKLPLAVPVIFAGIRTSAVLSVGTAYLAFFIGGGGLGVWVITGISLFNTPQLLAGAIPGALLAIGLDSLFAFIETRISGETHATQSPAAG; this comes from the coding sequence ATGTCACCGATTAATACGCTTATTGAGTCCGGCCAGTATCTCATCAATCACTTTGACGAGTTCCTCCGCCTCCTCGGAGAACACCTAACGCTCGTCCTCGTCGCGGTGGCGCTTGCAGTTGCCGTTGCAGTACCGCTTGGCATCCTTGCTGAGCGTCACGACTGGACAAAATCCATCATAATGGGAACAGGTAATGTCGCACAGACAGTGCCGACGCTTGCCATTATCGCTCTGGTCTTCCCACTGCTCGGACTGGGCTTTCTCCCCTCGCTGGTTGGGCTATTCACTTACGCATTACTACCCATCTTGACAAATACAGTTGCTGGTCTCGAAAACGTCGACGAGAGCACGGTCGAAGCTGCCCGCGGGATGGGTATGACAGAGAATCAAATACTGCGAAGGATCAAACTTCCACTGGCCGTACCCGTCATCTTCGCCGGAATCCGAACGAGTGCAGTCCTCAGTGTTGGGACTGCTTATCTCGCGTTCTTTATTGGTGGCGGCGGTCTCGGCGTCTGGGTCATTACCGGGATCTCGCTGTTCAATACCCCCCAACTGCTCGCTGGCGCGATTCCTGGCGCACTCTTAGCGATTGGCCTTGACTCGTTGTTTGCCTTCATTGAAACTCGCATCAGTGGGGAGACTCACGCCACCCAGTCACCGGCGGCCGGATAG
- a CDS encoding metal-dependent hydrolase, whose protein sequence is MWPWGHLAVAYLVYSMYQQRTDQRPRALPVIVLAIGSQFPDLIDKPFAWSFDILPGGRTLTHSVFFALLLLPAVYLVALRFKRSDIGTAFAIGHVSHLLADIPPATLLTADGSALTFLFWPFLEPPAYESVDGILAGFLRYSMGWYEWAQLGLVLGALIVWYRDGTPGIGYMKRSVTHLAEKAV, encoded by the coding sequence ATGTGGCCCTGGGGACACCTCGCTGTCGCGTACTTGGTATATTCGATGTACCAGCAACGCACTGACCAACGCCCACGAGCGCTGCCGGTGATCGTCTTAGCGATCGGGTCTCAATTTCCAGATCTGATCGATAAGCCGTTCGCTTGGTCTTTCGATATTCTTCCTGGCGGACGGACGCTCACCCATTCCGTATTCTTCGCTCTGTTATTGTTGCCAGCTGTCTATCTCGTCGCGCTCCGGTTCAAGCGATCCGATATCGGAACTGCGTTCGCCATCGGACACGTCTCTCACCTGCTCGCGGATATCCCTCCAGCTACTCTTTTGACAGCCGACGGATCTGCACTCACTTTTCTGTTCTGGCCTTTCCTCGAGCCACCCGCCTACGAATCAGTGGATGGCATTCTCGCTGGTTTCCTGCGGTACTCGATGGGCTGGTATGAGTGGGCTCAACTCGGCCTCGTTCTTGGTGCGCTCATCGTCTGGTATCGTGATGGAACGCCTGGGATTGGATATATGAAACGCAGCGTCACTCATCTCGCCGAAAAAGCAGTGTAA
- a CDS encoding amidase translates to MSEDHNQRDRKDGHRRRSYLKGMLAGSTVPFSLSGEVGAKKGDRSDPQETAGDNEQIHNCFTSTITLTRQVRDGEVSPVELVDRYLERIDERDDDLNAFITLTPDRAREAAQEAEQAVENGEDLGPLHGVPFAIKDNQELSGVRYTGGSLAFEDRIAENTTHSVQQLLDAGAIPLGKTNLPEFGYMGKTDNLLVGPTSTPFDLERNAGGSSGGSAAAVADGLLPFATGTDGAGSIRIPASFTGTYGLKLTFRRIASPDGSPFRPGQTFFHHSVLTRTVAEAALVLSVMAGPSNRDPHTKPDDVDYIGALDQGVEGLSIAYSPDLGVFPVDERVRNVVGEAVETITEAGAEVEEVDVDLGLSYEELMETVAIKWDVSYATLADSFAEDPGIDMTGEDSDLFPDELLEIVEDGRELSGVDVVGNQNNRTAVLNGIASVFDEHDLLVTPTLAVPPIRNDELGPTEIEGVETDPIIGWLLTVVFNLTGNPAASVPAGLTDEGLPVGMQVVGPHLGDEQVIAASAAYEEVNPWFDEYPAFQ, encoded by the coding sequence ATGTCAGAGGATCACAATCAACGTGATAGAAAGGATGGACACAGGAGGCGGAGCTACCTCAAGGGAATGCTCGCTGGAAGTACAGTTCCCTTCAGTCTCAGTGGCGAAGTGGGAGCAAAAAAAGGAGATCGAAGTGATCCTCAAGAAACTGCGGGAGATAATGAGCAGATCCACAACTGCTTCACTTCGACGATAACGCTTACCAGACAGGTTCGGGATGGCGAGGTGTCTCCAGTCGAACTCGTTGATCGGTACCTCGAGCGGATTGACGAGCGTGATGACGATCTGAATGCATTCATCACGCTGACGCCGGACCGTGCTCGCGAAGCCGCACAGGAAGCCGAGCAAGCGGTCGAGAACGGAGAAGACCTTGGTCCGTTGCATGGCGTCCCGTTTGCAATCAAGGACAATCAGGAACTGAGTGGTGTGCGGTATACAGGGGGATCGCTGGCGTTTGAGGACCGAATCGCCGAGAATACTACTCACTCCGTTCAACAGCTACTTGACGCAGGGGCGATCCCCCTCGGGAAAACGAATCTGCCCGAGTTCGGATATATGGGCAAAACAGATAATTTGCTCGTCGGCCCTACGTCAACGCCGTTCGACCTCGAACGGAATGCGGGTGGTTCCTCAGGTGGCAGTGCCGCAGCGGTTGCCGACGGACTTCTCCCGTTTGCGACCGGGACTGACGGTGCCGGGTCGATTCGGATTCCGGCCTCGTTCACCGGGACGTATGGGCTGAAGCTCACGTTTCGACGAATCGCGTCCCCGGACGGGTCCCCGTTCAGACCGGGGCAGACGTTCTTCCACCATAGTGTACTGACCAGGACAGTTGCCGAAGCGGCGCTTGTGCTCTCGGTGATGGCTGGCCCTAGTAATAGAGACCCCCACACGAAGCCAGATGACGTCGACTATATCGGTGCGCTCGACCAGGGCGTCGAGGGGCTCTCGATCGCGTACAGTCCAGATCTTGGTGTCTTTCCCGTTGACGAGCGAGTACGGAATGTCGTCGGTGAGGCTGTCGAGACGATTACCGAAGCCGGCGCGGAGGTGGAAGAGGTCGATGTCGACCTCGGACTCAGCTATGAGGAACTCATGGAAACGGTGGCAATCAAGTGGGACGTGTCGTACGCGACGCTTGCTGACTCCTTCGCCGAGGATCCTGGAATCGATATGACCGGCGAGGACAGCGACCTCTTTCCGGATGAACTCCTCGAGATTGTCGAGGACGGTAGAGAGCTTAGCGGAGTAGACGTAGTTGGCAATCAGAACAACCGTACGGCAGTATTGAACGGAATCGCGTCAGTGTTCGACGAACATGATCTTCTTGTCACGCCGACGCTTGCAGTGCCACCGATCCGGAACGATGAACTCGGGCCGACCGAGATCGAGGGCGTCGAGACGGATCCAATTATCGGATGGCTTCTCACGGTGGTATTTAATTTGACCGGCAATCCAGCAGCATCGGTTCCAGCGGGGCTGACTGATGAAGGACTACCGGTTGGCATGCAAGTGGTCGGTCCCCACCTCGGCGACGAGCAGGTCATCGCCGCGAGCGCAGCGTACGAAGAGGTAAATCCCTGGTTCGACGAGTATCCGGCCTTTCAGTGA
- a CDS encoding carbon-nitrogen hydrolase family protein: MTRPRIAACQFEPTVGDIDANLNRIAQLTADLPAAVEFAVFPELCITGYDVDHVQSTKTAVPGPVTDRVCTIARETDIDLIVGLPEAASGDIYNSLVYVSSDGVKATYRKQRLWGTEADHFRAGSGPTTVETPIGRVGLLLCYDLNFPELALAYSEADCDIIAVSAAWRQSFARDWRLLCRARALDQTCYVVGSNHCGSQSGRQHAGASLIAGPRGDILAQTTDGIPMASAEVLSDALSTAREQNPVRLSRRSG, encoded by the coding sequence ATGACACGACCACGCATCGCAGCCTGTCAGTTCGAACCAACAGTCGGGGATATCGATGCGAATCTCAACCGCATCGCGCAACTCACAGCTGACCTCCCTGCTGCAGTCGAGTTTGCGGTCTTCCCAGAACTCTGTATTACTGGCTATGATGTCGACCATGTTCAGTCGACGAAGACAGCGGTTCCAGGTCCAGTGACCGATCGCGTGTGTACGATTGCACGTGAAACTGATATTGATCTCATTGTCGGTCTTCCAGAGGCTGCCAGCGGGGATATCTACAACTCGCTTGTGTATGTCTCGTCAGACGGTGTCAAAGCCACGTACCGAAAGCAACGACTGTGGGGCACAGAGGCCGATCATTTCAGAGCAGGGAGCGGACCGACAACAGTTGAGACGCCGATCGGACGGGTTGGCCTGTTGCTATGCTACGATCTAAACTTCCCCGAACTCGCGCTTGCTTACAGTGAGGCTGATTGTGATATCATTGCTGTGAGTGCAGCATGGCGCCAGTCGTTCGCTCGTGACTGGCGCCTCCTCTGTCGTGCTCGCGCACTCGACCAGACGTGCTACGTTGTCGGATCGAATCACTGTGGCTCACAATCCGGACGTCAACACGCTGGTGCGAGCCTAATCGCAGGTCCACGTGGCGATATCCTTGCCCAGACAACCGATGGCATACCGATGGCTTCGGCTGAGGTACTGTCTGACGCTCTTTCTACTGCTCGAGAACAGAATCCAGTCCGACTCTCCCGTCGCAGCGGCTAA